A genome region from Sphingomonas anseongensis includes the following:
- a CDS encoding aldose 1-epimerase: MANPLLRLSADALELGLSPSIGGVISDFTLTGEGGRTPILRQSHSSLEKAVDAACFPLVPFVNRIRGGCFDFRGRQVRLAPNMAGDPSPLHGQGWTSAWEIEQSSASSATLAFDHQAGEWPWAYRAVQELRLDGEALQLRLLCTNESREPMPCGLGLHPYFNCGPDTRIQTEVDQVWTVDEKVLPVARMAAEGRYAIGDDPVCGRGLDNGYSGWSGSAIFTDPGWPFEIELTSPDARFFQLYSPEEGGLFVAEPVTHANAAMNEPEEDWPSLGLRVLAPGESMDLHARIAVRRA, translated from the coding sequence ATGGCAAATCCACTCCTGAGGCTTTCCGCGGACGCTCTCGAGCTTGGGCTTAGTCCTTCAATTGGCGGGGTAATATCGGATTTCACCTTGACCGGAGAGGGTGGGCGAACCCCGATATTGCGCCAGAGCCACAGTTCGCTCGAAAAGGCTGTCGACGCCGCGTGCTTCCCGCTTGTTCCCTTCGTGAACCGGATTCGCGGCGGATGCTTTGACTTTCGCGGTCGGCAGGTGCGGCTCGCTCCGAACATGGCCGGCGACCCAAGCCCGCTTCACGGGCAGGGCTGGACCAGCGCCTGGGAAATCGAACAATCCTCGGCGTCCAGCGCGACCCTCGCGTTCGACCATCAGGCAGGCGAATGGCCGTGGGCCTATCGCGCAGTGCAGGAGCTCCGGCTCGACGGCGAAGCGCTCCAACTTCGGCTTCTCTGCACGAACGAATCGCGCGAGCCGATGCCGTGCGGGCTTGGCCTTCACCCTTATTTCAACTGCGGCCCCGACACTCGAATCCAGACCGAAGTCGACCAGGTGTGGACCGTCGACGAGAAGGTCCTGCCGGTGGCCCGGATGGCCGCAGAAGGACGCTATGCGATCGGCGATGATCCCGTCTGTGGCCGGGGCCTGGACAACGGCTATTCGGGCTGGAGCGGAAGCGCGATCTTCACCGATCCGGGCTGGCCGTTCGAGATCGAGCTGACTTCGCCCGACGCGCGCTTTTTCCAGCTCTATTCGCCCGAGGAAGGCGGGCTGTTCGTTGCCGAACCGGTCACCCATGCCAATGCGGCGATGAACGAGCCGGAGGAGGATTGGCCCTCGCTCGGGCTTCGGGTGCTCGCGCCGGGCGAGTCGATGGATCTCCACGCCAGGATCGCGGTCCGGCGAGCCTGA
- a CDS encoding PilZ domain-containing protein, which yields MNSTSDLSTCIRTGRQRRVTLNCDAVVTESDGCTIDVVIVDVSLEGFRLRSPEEFELGSTITLQMHETRPVRGEIRWACGHEAGGVFLDPISV from the coding sequence ATGAATTCGACTAGTGACCTTTCTACCTGCATCCGCACCGGCCGGCAGCGGCGGGTGACGCTGAATTGCGACGCCGTCGTCACCGAATCCGACGGTTGCACCATCGACGTCGTGATCGTGGACGTTTCGCTCGAGGGCTTCCGCTTGCGCTCGCCCGAAGAGTTCGAGCTCGGATCGACCATCACGCTGCAGATGCACGAGACCCGGCCAGTGCGCGGCGAAATCCGCTGGGCTTGCGGTCACGAGGCCGGCGGCGTCTTCCTCGATCCGATCAGCGTTTAG
- a CDS encoding bifunctional salicylyl-CoA 5-hydroxylase/oxidoreductase: MKIACIGGGPAGLYFAISMKLRDPAHEIEVFERNPRGVTWGWGVVFSDQTVENLTANDPQSANVIASEFAHWDDIDVHFKGEVITSSGHGFIGIGRKRLLEILQDRAAELGVTLHFETECDPADPKWQSYDLVIAGDGANSRFRETHEDAFAVDVDVRANKFVWLGTSKVFDAFTFAFEETEHGWIWAHAYRFAPDCSTFIVECSEDTWRRFGFDTMSQADSIAACEKLFAKYLDGHPLQSNASHLVGSAAWLNFRRIKCDNWAVGNTILLGDAAHTAHFSIGSGTKLALEDAIKLAEVLNRPGLTRDAALFEYQAERNLEVLKLQNSARNSTEWFETFGRYLHFEPLQFAYSLLTRSQRISHENLRLRDRDWLEGVERWFWKRATEGRSNKTAPPMFAPFKLREMSLENRITVSPMAMYSAVDGVPNDFHFVHYGERALGGAALLFTEMTCVSPEGRISPGCTGMWNADHVAAWKRIVDFVHSNSKAKICLQLGHSGAKGSTKVGWEGNDVPLDQGNWPVMAASDLPWSPVNQVPTPMTRADMDAVRDQFVAAVEMAVECGFDMVELHAAHGYLLSGFLTPLQNKRTDEYGGSLENRLRYPLEVFGAMRDVWPKDRPMSVRISATDWAGEQGITPDDAVAIGEAFAREGADLIDVSAGQTSTDAQPVYGRMFQTPFSDKLRNEAKLATMAVGNIYEPDHANSILAAGRADLVALARPHLVDPFWTLRAAAALDYRDIHVPPQYLNGQAQLARNLKREAEAAAAALRA; the protein is encoded by the coding sequence ATGAAGATCGCGTGCATCGGCGGCGGGCCTGCAGGACTCTATTTCGCGATCTCGATGAAGCTTCGCGATCCCGCTCACGAGATCGAAGTGTTCGAGCGCAATCCGCGCGGGGTCACCTGGGGCTGGGGAGTCGTCTTCTCCGACCAGACGGTCGAGAACCTCACCGCCAACGATCCGCAATCCGCGAACGTCATCGCGTCCGAATTCGCGCACTGGGATGACATCGACGTCCATTTCAAGGGGGAGGTCATCACCTCTTCCGGCCACGGCTTCATCGGAATTGGGCGGAAGCGGCTGCTCGAGATTCTCCAGGACCGCGCGGCTGAGCTTGGAGTCACGCTGCACTTCGAAACCGAGTGCGATCCCGCCGATCCGAAGTGGCAGTCCTACGATCTCGTCATCGCCGGCGACGGCGCCAATTCGCGATTTCGCGAGACGCATGAAGACGCCTTCGCCGTGGACGTGGACGTCCGCGCCAACAAGTTCGTCTGGCTCGGCACGTCGAAGGTGTTCGACGCCTTCACCTTCGCGTTCGAGGAGACGGAGCACGGCTGGATCTGGGCGCACGCCTATCGCTTCGCGCCCGACTGCTCGACGTTCATCGTCGAATGCTCGGAAGACACGTGGCGCCGCTTCGGCTTCGACACGATGTCGCAGGCGGACAGCATCGCAGCGTGCGAAAAGCTGTTCGCCAAATATCTCGACGGACACCCGCTTCAGTCGAACGCCAGCCACCTCGTCGGCTCGGCCGCCTGGCTGAACTTCCGCCGGATCAAGTGCGACAATTGGGCCGTCGGCAACACCATCCTCCTGGGCGATGCCGCGCACACCGCGCATTTCTCGATCGGCTCGGGGACCAAGCTTGCGCTGGAGGACGCGATTAAGCTTGCGGAGGTTCTGAACCGCCCCGGCCTCACGCGCGACGCGGCGCTGTTCGAATATCAGGCGGAGCGCAACCTCGAGGTGCTCAAGCTCCAGAATAGCGCGCGCAACTCGACCGAATGGTTCGAGACGTTCGGCCGCTACCTTCATTTCGAGCCTCTGCAATTCGCTTATTCGCTGCTCACCCGAAGTCAGCGGATCAGCCACGAAAACCTCCGCCTTCGCGACCGCGACTGGCTGGAAGGCGTCGAGCGCTGGTTCTGGAAGCGCGCGACCGAGGGCCGGTCGAACAAGACTGCGCCTCCGATGTTCGCGCCCTTCAAGCTTCGCGAAATGAGCCTGGAGAACCGGATCACCGTCTCGCCGATGGCGATGTATTCGGCGGTCGACGGAGTGCCCAACGACTTCCACTTCGTTCATTACGGCGAGCGTGCGCTCGGCGGCGCCGCGCTTCTGTTCACCGAAATGACCTGCGTTTCGCCGGAGGGCCGCATCAGCCCCGGCTGCACCGGCATGTGGAACGCCGACCATGTCGCCGCCTGGAAGCGGATCGTCGATTTCGTCCATTCGAACAGCAAGGCCAAGATCTGCCTGCAGCTCGGCCATTCGGGCGCCAAGGGTTCCACGAAGGTCGGCTGGGAAGGCAATGACGTCCCGCTCGACCAGGGCAACTGGCCGGTGATGGCGGCAAGCGATTTACCCTGGTCGCCGGTCAACCAGGTGCCGACGCCGATGACCCGCGCCGACATGGATGCGGTCCGCGACCAGTTCGTCGCGGCGGTGGAAATGGCGGTCGAGTGCGGCTTCGACATGGTCGAGCTTCACGCCGCCCACGGCTATTTGCTGTCGGGCTTTCTCACCCCGCTGCAGAACAAGCGCACCGACGAATATGGCGGGTCGCTCGAGAACCGGCTCCGCTACCCGCTCGAAGTGTTCGGCGCGATGCGCGATGTTTGGCCGAAAGACCGCCCGATGTCCGTCCGCATTTCGGCGACGGATTGGGCAGGCGAGCAGGGGATCACCCCCGACGATGCCGTCGCCATCGGCGAGGCTTTCGCCCGCGAAGGCGCGGACCTGATCGACGTTTCGGCGGGTCAGACTTCGACGGATGCCCAGCCGGTGTACGGGCGGATGTTCCAGACGCCATTCAGCGACAAGCTTCGAAACGAGGCGAAGCTGGCGACGATGGCAGTCGGCAACATCTACGAGCCCGACCATGCCAATTCGATCCTCGCAGCCGGCCGAGCAGATCTGGTCGCGCTCGCGCGCCCCCACCTGGTCGACCCGTTCTGGACTTTGCGAGCCGCCGCCGCGCTCGACTACCGCGACATCCATGTGCCGCCGCAATATCTCAATGGGCAGGCGCAGCTCGCCCGCAACCTCAAGCGCGAGGCCGAAGCCGCCGCGGCGGCGCTCAGGGCCTAA
- a CDS encoding YdeI/OmpD-associated family protein: MRGWRDRQCHDNRAAVLSGPKGQHSISGGVVHDLPRDLEQALKGDTAALATWNDITPLARNEWICWIESAKKAETRQKRIRWGCENLSEGKRRPCCWPGCPHR; the protein is encoded by the coding sequence GTGCGAGGGTGGCGGGATCGCCAATGTCACGATAATCGAGCGGCTGTCTTGAGCGGTCCAAAGGGCCAGCACAGCATCTCCGGCGGGGTCGTTCACGATCTTCCGCGGGACCTCGAGCAAGCGCTTAAGGGCGACACTGCTGCGCTTGCGACCTGGAATGACATCACCCCGCTCGCGCGCAACGAATGGATCTGCTGGATCGAGTCCGCGAAGAAAGCGGAGACTCGGCAGAAGCGCATCCGCTGGGGCTGCGAGAATCTGAGCGAGGGAAAGCGCCGCCCCTGCTGCTGGCCGGGATGCCCGCACCGCTGA
- a CDS encoding acetyl-CoA C-acetyltransferase has translation MAEAYIIDAVRTAGGRRGGALKDWHPVDLGAAVLNALVERTGIDPAAVDDVIAGCVSQIGEQSCHVGRNMVLASKLPDSVPAVTIDRQCGSSQQSVHFAAQAIMSGTQDLVIAAGVESMTRVPMGTPVFLPLQAGIGTGPWPKSVQDRYGVTEFTQFRGAEMMAKKYRLSRKKLDAFALESHRKAAAATQAGAFDNEIVQIGDHRSDEGIRYDASLEALAGLKTLVPDGVITAGNASQICDGASAVLIASEAAVKAHGLKPLARIDQLTVTAGDPVIMLDEPIRATRTALEKSGRRIADIDLYEVNEAFAPVPLAWLREVGGDPEKLNVHGGAIALGHPLGASGAKLMATLVHALRRHGGRLGLQTMCEGGGIANVTIIERLS, from the coding sequence ATGGCTGAGGCCTATATCATCGACGCGGTGCGCACCGCCGGCGGACGCCGAGGCGGAGCGCTCAAGGACTGGCACCCGGTCGATCTCGGCGCAGCGGTGCTCAATGCGCTGGTCGAGCGGACCGGAATCGACCCGGCCGCGGTCGACGACGTTATCGCCGGCTGCGTCAGCCAGATCGGCGAGCAGAGTTGCCACGTCGGCCGCAACATGGTGCTCGCATCGAAGCTCCCGGACAGCGTTCCCGCCGTCACCATCGACCGCCAGTGCGGAAGCTCGCAGCAGTCGGTCCATTTCGCCGCGCAGGCGATCATGAGCGGCACTCAGGACCTGGTCATCGCGGCGGGCGTCGAGAGCATGACTCGAGTCCCGATGGGGACACCGGTCTTCCTTCCGTTGCAGGCGGGGATTGGCACCGGCCCGTGGCCCAAGTCGGTCCAGGACCGCTACGGGGTCACCGAATTCACCCAGTTCCGCGGCGCCGAGATGATGGCCAAGAAATACCGCCTGTCGCGCAAAAAGCTCGACGCCTTCGCCCTGGAAAGCCACCGCAAGGCCGCCGCCGCAACGCAGGCCGGCGCCTTTGACAACGAGATTGTGCAAATCGGTGACCACCGCAGCGACGAAGGCATTCGCTACGATGCTTCGCTGGAAGCGCTCGCGGGACTGAAGACTCTCGTGCCGGACGGAGTGATCACCGCGGGCAACGCCAGCCAGATCTGCGACGGAGCCTCCGCCGTGCTCATCGCCAGCGAGGCCGCGGTGAAGGCGCACGGCCTCAAGCCGCTCGCCCGCATCGACCAGCTGACCGTCACCGCCGGCGATCCCGTGATCATGCTCGACGAACCGATCCGCGCGACTCGCACGGCGCTCGAAAAGTCCGGGCGCAGGATCGCCGACATCGACCTTTACGAGGTCAACGAGGCCTTCGCACCGGTACCTCTCGCATGGCTGCGCGAAGTCGGCGGCGACCCGGAGAAGCTCAACGTCCACGGCGGCGCCATCGCGCTCGGCCACCCGCTGGGCGCCAGCGGAGCGAAGCTGATGGCCACGTTGGTCCACGCACTCCGCCGCCACGGCGGCCGCCTCGGCCTCCAGACCATGTGCGAGGGTGGCGGGATCGCCAATGTCACGATAATCGAGCGGCTGTCTTGA
- a CDS encoding alpha/beta fold hydrolase encodes MAAVATAMGAIGVSEQGGDGTPIVFLHGVGSDKSVWAPQIEHFGRTRRAVAFDYPGYGDSDPAGEGTTRDDFARAIAAAMDSLGIADAHICGLSLGGVIAIAMHAVARQRCRSLILADTFAVHPDGPAIYERSVAGSANLRAMAEARVDVLLAQPADPDHRTETVETMAGIEPAAYRIGAEAVWLADQADRARAIDVRTLVICGAEDKVTPPALSRELTDLIPGARYAEIAGAGHLTNVEKADVFNGLVEEFIGNG; translated from the coding sequence ATGGCAGCAGTAGCGACAGCGATGGGCGCAATCGGCGTTTCCGAGCAGGGCGGCGACGGCACGCCGATCGTCTTCCTCCACGGAGTCGGCTCGGACAAGTCGGTGTGGGCCCCGCAGATCGAACATTTCGGTCGAACCCGCCGAGCGGTCGCCTTCGACTATCCCGGCTATGGCGACAGCGATCCGGCAGGCGAAGGCACGACCCGCGACGACTTCGCCCGCGCAATCGCAGCCGCGATGGATTCGCTCGGCATTGCCGACGCACACATCTGCGGCCTCTCGCTAGGCGGAGTCATAGCGATCGCGATGCACGCGGTTGCCCGGCAACGCTGCAGGTCGCTGATCCTCGCCGATACGTTCGCGGTCCACCCCGACGGGCCTGCCATCTATGAGCGCTCGGTCGCCGGAAGCGCGAACCTTCGAGCAATGGCGGAAGCGCGCGTTGACGTCCTCCTCGCCCAGCCGGCCGACCCCGATCATCGGACCGAAACGGTCGAGACGATGGCCGGGATCGAACCCGCCGCCTACCGGATCGGCGCCGAGGCGGTGTGGCTGGCGGACCAGGCCGACCGCGCCCGCGCCATCGACGTTCGGACGCTCGTCATTTGCGGAGCCGAGGACAAGGTGACCCCGCCGGCGCTCTCGCGCGAACTTACCGATCTCATCCCCGGGGCCCGATACGCGGAGATCGCCGGCGCGGGGCATTTGACCAATGTCGAGAAGGCAGACGTGTTCAACGGGCTGGTCGAAGAGTTCATCGGCAATGGCTGA
- a CDS encoding RcnB family protein, whose protein sequence is MRKILLTMLLAGTAFSPALGQRTARDDWSGPRHDRSAEQSQSREERAQIREERSQAREERSQAREQVRAEHAERVEPRNVTVRDRPVEVSQMPADVQARRAQLKEQVRARADDGERVSRNVNGRGRPTLPGSEGDRVSNAQRDQFGDAVQQRVDRRADRHRVRAPEGARPDRPAPLPQTALHRDRRDRDHHWRTDWRKDHRHDWRNHRRHHRSLFHLGFYFDPFGWRYQRFNIGWRLWPSYYGSNYWLNDPSMYALPYAPYPYRWVRYWNDAVLVDTFTGEVVDVIHDFFW, encoded by the coding sequence ATGCGTAAGATCCTTTTGACGATGCTCCTTGCGGGCACAGCATTTTCGCCCGCTCTTGGACAGCGCACGGCCCGCGACGACTGGTCCGGCCCGCGTCATGACCGATCCGCAGAACAATCGCAGTCGCGCGAGGAGCGCGCCCAGATCCGCGAAGAGCGTTCGCAGGCTCGCGAGGAGCGTTCGCAGGCCCGGGAGCAGGTACGCGCCGAGCATGCCGAGCGCGTCGAACCGCGCAACGTCACCGTCCGCGACCGGCCAGTGGAAGTCAGCCAGATGCCGGCCGACGTCCAGGCCCGCCGCGCACAGCTGAAGGAGCAGGTCCGCGCCCGCGCCGACGACGGCGAGCGGGTGAGCCGCAACGTCAACGGCCGCGGACGCCCGACCTTGCCCGGAAGCGAAGGCGATCGGGTCTCGAACGCGCAGCGCGATCAGTTCGGTGACGCGGTCCAGCAGCGGGTCGATCGTCGCGCCGACCGCCACCGCGTGCGTGCTCCCGAGGGCGCTCGTCCAGACCGGCCGGCGCCGCTTCCGCAGACCGCGCTCCATCGCGACCGACGCGACCGCGACCATCATTGGCGGACGGACTGGCGCAAGGACCATCGTCACGACTGGCGCAACCACCGCCGTCATCACCGCTCGCTGTTCCACCTCGGATTTTATTTCGACCCGTTCGGCTGGCGCTATCAGCGGTTCAACATCGGCTGGCGGCTGTGGCCCAGTTATTACGGCAGCAACTACTGGCTCAACGACCCGTCGATGTACGCGCTTCCCTACGCGCCTTATCCGTACAGGTGGGTCCGCTACTGGAATGACGCGGTTCTGGTCGACACCTTCACCGGCGAAGTCGTCGACGTGATCCACGACTTCTTCTGGTAG
- a CDS encoding DUF885 domain-containing protein, whose translation MTSRALGLAALLSTCALGACATVPAEAPVAPVAAPVAVAPAEPVQSEHDKLFSLFKASDEAQLQRNPIQGIFRGDLRYADRFGDYITDEYFAGEKAAAEHDLAALHAIDRTKLNATDQIAYDTFDWQTKDTLRGLQPDILALTKVRPMNHFFGFHTFYPTFASGQGAAPFKTLQDYENNLKRHKEFATYLDRAVERFKQGEASGVVETKLTVRNMIEQLGNQLKQSPEESPYFQPVKKFPDTISAADRERLTAEYRAAITGELYPALTRLRDFLKDEYLGHAREGAGLKYMPGGDKLYGYLLQSTTTLPVTAEQIHQTGLSEVARITTEFEKVRQEVGFKGNLHQFFDFMRTAKQFQPKSREALTKGFYDIQKTVEPHLPEYFSHMPKAALVIRPYEPFREKFEAGGSYEQGTPDGSRPGTFYFNAYDLPARSTWEMTTLFLHEGEPGHHFQISLAQENEALPSFMRFGGNTAYVEGWALYAETLGYPMGLYKDPYQRFGTLNDEMLRAMRLVVDTGIHSKGWTREQAIDYMLSNSGMSKTDATAEVERYIAIPSQATAYKTGALTIQRLRDKSKAELGDKFDIREFHDQVLNTGALPLTILEEKIDSWIAAKKAS comes from the coding sequence ATGACGTCTCGTGCACTTGGACTTGCGGCGCTTCTTTCCACCTGTGCGCTCGGCGCCTGCGCGACCGTGCCGGCCGAAGCCCCGGTGGCGCCTGTGGCAGCGCCCGTCGCCGTGGCTCCCGCTGAGCCGGTCCAGAGCGAGCACGACAAGCTGTTCTCGCTGTTCAAGGCGAGCGACGAGGCGCAGCTTCAGCGCAACCCGATCCAGGGCATCTTCCGCGGCGACCTTCGCTACGCCGACCGCTTCGGCGACTACATCACCGACGAATATTTCGCCGGGGAGAAGGCTGCGGCCGAGCACGACCTCGCCGCGCTTCACGCGATCGACCGGACGAAGCTCAACGCCACCGACCAGATCGCCTACGACACGTTTGACTGGCAGACGAAGGACACGCTTCGCGGGCTGCAGCCGGACATCCTGGCGCTGACGAAGGTTCGGCCGATGAACCACTTCTTCGGCTTCCATACCTTCTACCCGACCTTCGCCAGCGGGCAGGGCGCGGCGCCGTTCAAGACGCTCCAGGATTATGAGAACAACCTGAAGCGCCACAAGGAGTTCGCGACCTACCTCGATCGCGCGGTCGAGCGGTTCAAGCAGGGCGAGGCGAGTGGCGTGGTCGAGACCAAGCTGACCGTCCGCAACATGATCGAGCAGCTCGGCAACCAGCTGAAGCAGTCGCCGGAGGAATCGCCCTACTTCCAGCCGGTGAAGAAGTTTCCGGACACCATTTCCGCCGCCGACCGCGAGCGGCTGACGGCCGAGTATCGAGCGGCAATCACCGGCGAGCTCTACCCGGCGCTCACCCGGCTCCGCGATTTCCTGAAGGACGAATATCTCGGCCATGCGCGCGAGGGCGCCGGGCTCAAGTACATGCCGGGCGGCGACAAGCTTTACGGCTATTTGCTTCAGTCTACGACCACGCTGCCGGTGACCGCCGAGCAGATCCACCAGACCGGCCTCAGCGAAGTCGCGCGGATCACCACGGAGTTTGAGAAGGTCCGGCAAGAGGTCGGATTCAAGGGCAACCTCCACCAGTTCTTCGATTTCATGCGAACCGCCAAGCAGTTCCAGCCGAAGAGCCGCGAAGCACTGACGAAGGGATTCTACGACATCCAGAAGACGGTCGAGCCGCATCTTCCCGAATATTTCTCGCACATGCCCAAGGCGGCCCTGGTGATCCGGCCGTACGAGCCGTTCCGCGAGAAGTTCGAGGCCGGCGGCTCCTATGAGCAGGGCACCCCAGACGGATCGCGGCCGGGCACCTTCTATTTCAACGCCTACGACCTTCCGGCGCGGAGCACCTGGGAAATGACGACCCTGTTCCTCCACGAGGGCGAGCCGGGCCACCACTTCCAGATCAGCCTGGCGCAGGAGAATGAGGCGCTGCCGTCGTTCATGCGCTTCGGCGGAAACACCGCTTATGTCGAAGGCTGGGCGCTCTATGCGGAAACGCTCGGCTATCCGATGGGCCTGTATAAGGATCCGTACCAGCGGTTCGGGACTCTCAACGACGAGATGCTGCGCGCGATGCGCCTGGTGGTCGACACCGGGATCCATTCCAAGGGTTGGACCCGCGAGCAGGCGATCGACTACATGCTCTCGAACTCGGGAATGTCGAAGACCGACGCGACGGCCGAGGTCGAACGCTACATCGCGATTCCGAGCCAAGCGACCGCCTACAAGACTGGCGCCCTGACGATCCAGCGGCTCCGCGACAAGTCGAAGGCCGAGCTGGGCGACAAGTTCGACATCCGCGAGTTCCACGACCAGGTGCTGAACACCGGAGCGCTTCCGCTGACGATCCTCGAGGAGAAGATCGACAGCTGGATCGCGGCGAAGAAAGCGTCCTAG
- a CDS encoding Lrp/AsnC family transcriptional regulator — protein sequence MLDRFDLKLLNLVQEDDSRTAEELARHVALSPSAIARRLRRLRSTGVIGRTIALLAPGLTNRRLRAIVHVQLSEHADQRGKQALLNRIAKAPQVQFCYELAGVYDLVLLFDCAHIDEFTDTAEAVLVADATVRRYETSFVKREVKFAPYVELSEG from the coding sequence ATGCTCGACCGCTTCGACCTCAAGCTGCTCAATCTCGTTCAAGAGGATGATTCGCGAACCGCGGAGGAGCTTGCGCGGCACGTCGCGCTGTCGCCGTCGGCTATCGCTCGGCGGCTGCGTCGGCTTCGCTCAACCGGCGTCATCGGCCGAACGATCGCGCTGCTCGCACCCGGGCTCACCAACCGGCGGCTTCGCGCAATCGTGCACGTGCAATTGTCGGAGCATGCCGACCAGCGCGGCAAGCAGGCGCTGCTGAACCGAATCGCGAAGGCTCCGCAGGTCCAGTTCTGCTACGAGCTCGCCGGCGTCTACGACCTCGTGCTCCTGTTCGACTGCGCGCACATAGACGAGTTCACCGATACCGCCGAAGCGGTGCTCGTCGCCGATGCGACCGTCCGCCGCTACGAGACCAGCTTCGTAAAGCGCGAGGTGAAATTCGCTCCGTACGTCGAGCTAAGCGAAGGCTAG
- a CDS encoding S41 family peptidase, giving the protein MLAKSVSAYRSAVVALLAGCVAIPLAAQPAAPAPAAGAVPPASPAAAPATDPKTLPLEEGEGRAVALKLADELIKSFVFRDNAEDYAAMLRKNAAAGRYDKGTRGELATMMTDDLLAVHKDGHLHVMLAPPPERAGAAEAPQRRGPPPGWPPLIQAAKTIAPGIGYIRFTAFMGTDEEVAAVRKWLAENANAKTLIFDLRNHHGGGLDEQDAIFSYLFAKPTPLVKMAVAKDLFDRGDSPLASGPTLKFEAQGDKMVATHTAIPGADTPLRTAKVYLLVSNKSGSAAEHFALALKSSGRATLIGEATAGANHFGGGQPLNEHFGVWMPVGRTYDIKTGKDWEGDGVAPDIAADPRQALVVALEKAGLSHDEAVKLDAQEVPGEPVHRDKLRAR; this is encoded by the coding sequence ATGCTTGCCAAGTCAGTTTCCGCTTATCGCAGCGCGGTCGTTGCCCTTCTTGCCGGCTGCGTTGCGATCCCCCTAGCGGCGCAGCCCGCCGCTCCGGCGCCCGCGGCTGGTGCGGTTCCCCCAGCCAGCCCGGCCGCGGCGCCGGCAACCGATCCCAAGACCCTGCCGCTCGAGGAAGGCGAGGGCCGGGCGGTCGCGCTCAAGCTGGCCGACGAGCTGATCAAGTCGTTCGTCTTCCGCGACAATGCCGAGGATTATGCGGCGATGCTCCGCAAGAACGCCGCGGCCGGCCGCTATGACAAGGGCACTCGCGGCGAGCTCGCCACCATGATGACGGACGACCTGCTCGCGGTTCACAAGGACGGGCATTTGCACGTGATGCTTGCCCCGCCGCCGGAGCGGGCAGGCGCGGCAGAGGCTCCGCAGCGTCGCGGACCGCCGCCGGGCTGGCCGCCGCTGATCCAGGCCGCGAAGACGATCGCTCCGGGCATCGGCTACATCCGCTTCACCGCGTTCATGGGCACCGACGAGGAAGTGGCCGCGGTCCGAAAATGGCTTGCGGAGAACGCAAACGCCAAGACCCTGATCTTCGACCTTCGCAACCATCACGGCGGGGGCCTGGACGAGCAGGACGCGATCTTCTCCTACCTGTTCGCCAAGCCCACGCCGCTGGTGAAGATGGCAGTGGCCAAGGACCTGTTCGATCGCGGCGATTCACCGCTGGCGTCGGGCCCGACCCTGAAGTTCGAGGCGCAGGGCGACAAGATGGTCGCGACGCACACCGCCATTCCCGGCGCGGACACTCCGCTTCGCACCGCGAAGGTCTATCTGCTGGTGTCGAACAAGAGTGGATCGGCCGCCGAGCATTTCGCGCTGGCGCTCAAGTCGAGCGGCCGGGCAACGCTCATCGGCGAGGCGACCGCCGGAGCGAACCACTTCGGCGGCGGCCAGCCGCTCAATGAGCATTTCGGGGTGTGGATGCCGGTCGGGCGAACCTATGACATCAAGACGGGCAAGGATTGGGAAGGTGACGGGGTCGCTCCCGACATCGCCGCCGATCCCCGGCAGGCCTTGGTCGTGGCGCTGGAGAAGGCCGGGCTGAGCCATGACGAAGCGGTGAAGCTCGACGCGCAGGAAGTGCCGGGCGAGCCGGTGCATCGGGACAAGCTTCGGGCGCGCTAA